Proteins from one Oncorhynchus gorbuscha isolate QuinsamMale2020 ecotype Even-year linkage group LG18, OgorEven_v1.0, whole genome shotgun sequence genomic window:
- the LOC124002541 gene encoding serine/threonine-protein phosphatase 4 regulatory subunit 1-like → MAGLSLYFEDGHDDLDDFGFDDYGSECDGIRITAFLDAGQDNLTPLGRLEKYAFSENVFNRQIVARGLLDVLREFSDNENDFISVMETVARMSEDGEPTVRAELMEQVPNIAMFLHESQPNFPAAFSRYLVPIVVRYLTDPNNQVRKTSQAALLVLLEQGLICKGDMETKVCPVLLDLTEPSSDDDYKIEAVAIMCKLVTMLSKDTVEHLLLLRFCELCSDARLFQVRKVCAANFGEFCSIVGQDATEKLLMSKFFDLCSDSLWGIRKACAECFMIVSNSTSPGVRRTKLSPLFISLISDQSRWVRQAAFQSLGRFISTFANPSSTGLYFKEDGTLLEVPRCPFDRDSPLSIESSMRCSFNGPTERPSHPPINQDGRSTPTLECMSGGDRGSDSTHTPPRGRHEVQERNNNPPTNNEETEQTDENFNSFHYWRPPLPDISEELEMLKDQVPLQNQMVGIKEGEKEEIEAKEEMASLKPVTSSQIQKVLDCLQPHMDDPDAQAQVQVLSAALKAAQQERQSEDTEGQSESQPPEDGNGETDEEFSQNGGTAEEEQTPNEPPQQTTDSAPIEELKETEVESEPPVSPESSPDSPVLVRDDSDHSSVESELIESVEEEGKEDSAPNQLCEEEKSMVQNVIPQQLLDQYLSMTDPARAQTVDTEIAKHCAFSLPGVALTLGQQNWHCLKDTYETLATDVQWKVRRTLAFSIHELAVILGDQLTAADLVPIFNGFLKDLDEVRIGVLKHLYDFLKLLHAEKRREYLYQLQEFMVTDNSRNWRFRYELAEQLILIIELYSHYDVYDYLRQIALTLCSDKVSEVRWISYKLVVEILQKMYACGAHDLGLNFINELIVRFCHCPKWVGRQAFAFICQAIVEEDCMPMDQFAQHLLPSLLSLSSDPVANVRVLVAKALRQSVMEKAYFKEPGSAYSDELEETVMALQADKDRDVRFFASQDPNMALMDTAALI, encoded by the exons ATGGCAG GTCTGTCTTTATATTTTGAAGATGGTCATGATGATTTGGATGACT TTGGGTTCGATGACTATGGATCAGAGTGTGACGGAATTCGGATCACAGCTTTCCTGGATGCAGGGCAGGACAATCTCACCCCCCTGGGGAGACTAGAAAAATATGCCTTCAGTGAAAACGTCTTCAACAG GCAGATCGTGGCACGCGGGCTGCTTGATGTGCTTCGAGAGTTCAGTGACAATGAGAATGACTTTATTAGTGTCATGGAGACAGTTGCCCGAATGTCAGAAGACGGAG AGCCCACAGTGCGCGCCGAGCTGATGGAGCAGGTGCCCAACATCGCCATGTTCCTGCACGAGAGCCAGCCCAACTTCCCAGCAGCCTTCTCCAGATACCTAGTGCCCATTGTGGTGCGCTATCTCACAGACCCCAATAACCAG GTGCGGAAGACCAGTCAGGCGGCCCTGCTAGTGCTGTTAGAGCAGGGGCTCATCTGCAAGGGCGACATGGAGACCAAAGTGTGTCCTGTTTTACTAGACCTCACCGAACCCAGCAGTGACGATGACTACAAGATAGAGGCCGTCGCG ATCATGTGTAAGCTGGTAACCATGCTGAGCAAAGACACAGTGGAGCACCTGCTGCTGCTGCGCTTCTGTGAGCTGTGCAGTGATGCCAGGCTCTTCCAAGTCCGcaag GTTTGTGCAGCCAATTTCGGAGAGTTCTGTTCCATTGTGGGTCAGGATGCCACAGAGAAACTACTG ATGTCCAAGTTCTTTGACCTGTGCTCGGATAGCCTGTGGGGCATCCGGAAGGCGTGTGCAGAGTGCTTCATGATCGTCTCCAACTCCACCTCCCCAGGAGTGCGACGCACTAAACTGTCCCCCCTCTTCATCAGCCTCATCAGTGACCAGTCTCGCTGG GTGCGCCAGGCTGCCTTTCAGTCTCTGGGACGCTTCATCTCCACCTTTGCCAACCCCTCCAGCACAGGCCTCTACTTCAAAGAGGACGGCACACTACTGGAGGTCCCCAGGTGTCCATTTGacag AGATTCCCCCCTCAGTATAGAGTCCTCCATGCGCTGCTCCTTCAACGGCCCCACAGAGAGACCCTCGCACCCGCCCATCAACCAAGATGGCCGCTCCACCCCAACTCTAGAATGCATGTCCGGGGGAGACCGCGGTAGCgactccacacacactcctccccgaGGCCGACACGAAGTCCAGGAACGCAACAACAACCCTCCCACAAACAACGAGGAGACGGAACAAACGGACGAGAATTTTAACTCTTTCCACTACTGGAGGCCTCCGTTACCGGATATCAGCGAGGAGCTGGAGATGTTGAAGGACCAGGTTCCTCTGCAGAACCAGATGGTGGGAattaaagagggagagaaggaggagatagaggcaAAGGAAGAGATGGCTAGTCTGAAGCCAGTCACCAGCTCTCAGATCCAGAAGGTGTTGGACTGCCTCCAGCCCCACATGGATGACCCCGATGCACAAG CCCAAGTGCAGGTGCTCTCAGCTGCCCTGAAGGCTGCCCAGCAGGAGAGACAGTCTGAGGatacagagggtcagtcagagagccaGCCTCCAGAGGATGGGAATGGGGAAACAGATGAGGAGTTCTCCCAGAACGGAGGGACCGCAGAGGAGGAACAGACACCTAACGAGCCTCCCCAGCAGACCACAGATTCGGCACCCATAGAGGAACTGAAAGAGACCGAAGTGGAGTCAGAGCCTCCGGTGTCTCCGGAATCATCCCCCGACTCACCTGTCCTAGTACGGGACGACTCGGACCACAGCAGTGTG GAGTCAGAGCTGATCGAgagtgtggaggaagaggggaaggaggactCTGCTCCCAACCAGCTGTGTGAGGAGGAGAAGTCCATGGTCCAG aATGTGATTCCCCAGCAGCTGCTGGACCAGTACCTTTCCATGACGGACCCGGCACGGGCCCAGACGGTGGACACAGAGATTGCCAAGCACTGTGCGTTCAGCCTGCCCGGCGTAGCCCTCACCCTGGGCCAACAGAACTGGCATTGCCTCAAGGACACCTACGAGACCCTCGCCACTGACGTACAG TGGAAGGTGCGCCGTACGCTGGCGTTCTCCATCCACGAGCTGGCGGTGATCCTAGGAGACCAGCTTACGGCGGCCGACCTGGTGCCCATCTTCAACGGCTTCCTCAAGGACCTGGATGAGGTGCGCATCGGCGTGCTCAAACACCTCTATGACTTCCTTAAG TTACTCCATgctgagaagaggagagagtaccTGTACCAGCTGCAGGAGTTCATGGTGACAGACAACAGCCGCAACTGGAGGTTTAGATACGAGCTGGCCGA GCAGCTTATCCTGATCATAGAGTTGTACAGCCACTACGATGTGTATGACTACCTCAGACAAATAGCACTGACCCTCTGCTCAGACAAAGTGTCGGAAGTTCGGTGGATCTCTTACAAGCTG GTGGTGGAGATCTTACAGAAGATGTATGCATGTGGAGCCCATGACCTGGGCCTGAACTTCATCAACGAGCTCATTGTCCGCTTCTGCCACtgtcccaagtgggtgggccgcCAGGCCTTTGCCTTTATATGCCAG GCCATAGTGGAAGAGGACTGTATGCCAATGGACCAGTTTGCCCAGCACCTCCTCCCCAGTCTACTCAGCCTATCGTCGGACCCAGTCGCCAACGTTCGTGTGC